The Chanodichthys erythropterus isolate Z2021 chromosome 14, ASM2448905v1, whole genome shotgun sequence genome window below encodes:
- the LOC137035838 gene encoding immunoglobulin superfamily member 2-like, producing MREKEKGSVRLRMVDFWYRVWHLPLLLCLSGLLRRDLCHGQRLVQIQEGPLYRVQGYPISISCNVSGFKGPSLQDFEFIVKKSNVEINMISTEKENFAYAMFSGRVRGKDIEIERLSGSSVLLRIKKLLEEDAGELFCHTPNTDGEYLGSYEAGTTLNVIKDTLVASYSGSPSQSLSEGDPLQLECQVSSQTYQHTHLSVTWFVHSEEDENPRPIITLNKDLTVKTGAGFEDRYHAGVISMDKVEDTTYRLKMSQLQESDQGKFYCKAIEWIQDPDRSWTQIAHKTSSACNVEVKRIEVGPDVGSFTVYMKASKGPLLVGDALDIQCSVKAQHLPGHLFSVTWLKNQKNMAQIGSSGILTVFDSYKERENAAEMRAVKISHTDYLLTIRSATTEDQGQYQCEVWQENMNDDGTFRKIQKQLSSPETVSITAKESDLTVVMVMKDAVTEGDTLQVTCSVSGFKGPLSVSWQHKKDSGDSFSDVISLTHEGVMKDIGTRYQSRHVQTLHSPAGNFTLEIGASTTSDSGEYRCVVSEWTVQSNGEMTKANTQSQQKAISVNSVESQMTVTLKSRTTNVPINSSVELLCTVKGPKVSLGVRWMFQPPNSTVLRNILSIRHTGEISWGADQRNYQLSVQTQPSATVFLLIVPRASKQQEGQYQCQVDAYQKDVQKAMKNSNPLAVTVRKPESKLSLSKLKSRLETTANTDAVIECSVLTTTTDTSRFMITWMIGTQMLLTMDLDAVVKFGPAAGPEKDQRIRMEVRQKQTFQLTVRQVRTSDSGPYRCEVDEWLQDPLGDWYSLKKQSDTTELVVREKESKLSVMKENKMLNITNLQAGFTVDCVIDSQSSDNSAFEVTWFKVQEEGPLAIFTAKRDGTLHSAINDKYLVFGRPLATHYKLTVPQINPTDVGQYYCQVEEWLPTADNWKKFASDKSGELSVHVHTEGDTKKLIDLFGLTLGITIPLICFLVLVIILLLGRKNKRNSDLKKKKACLWAENHPLNSVPKVTSAARHHS from the exons ATGAGGGAAAAGGAGAAAGGATCCGTCAGATTAAGGATGGTGGACTTCTGGTACCGAGTGTGGCACCTGCCGCTGTTGCTGTGTCTCTCAGGACTCCTGCGGCGGG ATCTGTGCCATGGTCAGCGTCTGGTCCAGATCCAGGAAGGTCCTCTGTATCGAGTGCAAGGATATCCTATCTCCATATCCTGTAATGTTAGTGGGTTTAAAGGCCCATCTTTACAGGATTTTGAATTTATAGTCAAGAAATCAAACGTGGAAATAAATATGATCAGTACTGAAAAGGAAAACTTTGCCTACGCAATGTTCTCCGGTAGGGTAAGGGGAAAAGATATTGAGATTGAGAGGTTGTCAGGATCTTCAGTTCTCTTGAGGATCAAAAAATTGCTGGAAGAAGATGCGGGTGAATTATTCTGTCACACCCCAAACACAGATGGTGAATATTTAGGAAGTTATGAAGCAGGAACAACACTTAACG TGATTAAGGACACCCTGGTGGCATCATACTCTGGCTCTCCCTCCCAGAGCTTGTCTGAAGGTGATCCTCTTCAGCTTGAGTGTCAGGTCTCCAGCCAAACTTATCAGCACACCCATCTGTCGGTCACATGGTTTGTCCACAGTGAAGAGGATGAGAACCCCCGACCAATCATCACTCTGAACAAAGACCTGACTGTAAAGACAGGAGCTGGATTTGAGGATCGCTACCATGCAGGTGTTATCAGCATGGATAAGGTGGAGGACACAACCTACAGACTGAAGATGTCTCAACTGCAGGAGTCAGACCAGGGGAAGTTCTACTGCAAAGCCATTGAGTGGATCCAAGACCCAGACCGTTCCTGGACACAGATCGCCCACAAAACCAGCTCAGCATGTAACGTGGAGGTCAAACGAATTG AAGTGGGCCCTGATGTAGGTTCGTTCACTGTCTATATGAAGGCCTCGAAGGGGCCACTACTGGTGGGAGATGCACTGGATATCCAATGCAGTGTGAAGGCACAGCATCTTCCTGGTCATTTATTTTCAGTGACTTGGCTGAAGAACCAGAAGAACATGGCTCAGATCGGATCTTCTGGGATACTCACTGTGTTTGACAGttacaaagagagagagaatgcagCGGAGATGAGAGCAGTGAAAATCAGTCACACGGACTACCTGCTGACCATCCGTTCGGCTACGACTGAAGACCAGGGCCAATACCAGTGTGAAGTGTGGCAGGAGAACATGAATGATGATGGCACCTtcagaaaaatacaaaaacaactgTCCAGTCCAGAGACTGTGAGCATCACGGCCAAAG AGAGTGATCTGACGGTGGTCATGGTGATGAAGGATGCGGTGACTGAGGGAGATACACTACAGGTCACCTGCTCGGTGTCGGGATTCAAAGGTCCTTTATCAGTGTCATGGCAACACAAGAAAGACTCAGGGGATTCCTTCAGTGATGTCATTAGTCTGACCCATGAGGGAGTGATGAAAGATATTGGGACAAGGTATCAGAGCAGACATGTTCAAACACTCCATTCTCCAgctggaaactttacactggagaTCGGTGCATCTACGACATCTGACAGTGGCGAATACAGGTGCGTTGTGTCTGAATGGACCGTACAGAGCAATGGCGAGATGACGAAAGCCAACACCCAGTCTCAGCAAAAAGCCATTTCAGTTAATTCTGTTG AATCTCAAATGACAGTGACCTTGAAAAGTCGGACAACAAATGTGCCTATAAATTCTTCAGTAGAATTACTATGTACAGTCAAAGGGCCTAAAGTGTCTTTGGGTGTACGCTGGATGTTTCAGCCCCCCAATTCAACTGTACTGAGGAATATTTTATCCATACGCCACACTGGAGAAATCTCCTGGGGAGCAGATCAGAGAAACTATCAGCTATCCGTTCAGACACAGCCGTCAGCAACAGTTTTTTTGCTCATAGTGCCACGAGCCAGCAAGCAACAAGAAGGACAGTACCAGTGCCAAGTTGATGCCTATCAAAAGGATGTACAGAAAGCCATGAAGAACTCCAACCCATTGGCTGTGACTGTACGAAAACCTG AGAGCAAGTTGAGCCTGTCCAAACTCAAGTCTCGTCTGGAAACCACCGCCAACACTGATGCTGTGATTGAATGCTCAGTCCTGACGACAACCACAGATACATCTCGTTTCATGATAACATGGATGATTGGGACCCAGATGCTCTTAACTATGGACCTAGATGCTGTTGTCAAGTTTGGCCCCGCAGCTGGACCAGAGAAGGACCAGAGAATCCGCATGGAAGTAAGACAGAAGCAGACCTTCCAGTTGACTGTCCGTCAGGTCAGAACATCTGACAGTGGACCGTATCGTTGTGAGGTGGACGAGTGGCTTCAGGATCCTCTTGGTGACTGGTATTCCCTAAAGAAACAGTCTGATACCACAGAGCTTGTTGTCAGAGagaaag AAAGTAAACTGAGTGTTATGAAGGAGAACAAAATGCTCAACATTACCAATCTTCAGGCCGGGTTCACCGTTGACTGTGTCATTGACTCACAGTCCAGTGATAATTCTGCCTTTGAGGTCACCTGGTTCAAGGTTCAGGAGGAAGGACCACTCGCTATATTCACTGCCAAGCGTGACGGGACCCTACACAGCGCAATTAATGATAAATATCTGGTGTTTGGACGACCACTTGCCACACACTACAAGCTGACTGTGCCACAGATCAACCCCACTGATGTGGGGCAATACTACTGTCAGGTAGAGGAGTGGCTTCCAACTGCTGACAACTGGAAGAAATTTGCTTCGGATAAATCAGGAGAGCTGTCTGTCCATGTTCACACTGAAG GTGATACCAAAAAATTGATAGACCTGTTTGGACTAACACTGGGAATCACTATTCCTCTGATTTGTTTTCTGGTATTGGTCATAATATTGTTGCTGGGAAGGAAGAACAAGAGGAATTCTGATCTGAAGAAAAAGAAAGCCTGTCTGTGGGCTGAAAACCACCCCCTTAACTCTGTGCCGAAGGTGACTTCTGCTGCAAGGCACCATTCCTAA